In Gemmatimonadota bacterium, a single window of DNA contains:
- a CDS encoding ABC transporter permease subunit gives MGPSPLFALRAVPSLPVRQAAGGFAILIVFFIWFVLTSGATPEARVISPSVFPSPGEVLRGFPSLVSERNLIGGIAASLNRVFLGFGLALLVAIPLGILAGSFRIFGAAAQPISLFGRTIPVAALLPLSLQMFGIGELQKIMFIFLATAPFVFHDTARAIASVEDRYVDTARTLGATSSHVMTKVLIALALPDIYSIIRTMFGIAFGYIMLAEVVDARAGLGYIMLQSQRRGMPEHLVGTLFVISALAFGIDALFKFFQRGFFPYRQGHD, from the coding sequence ATGGGGCCTTCCCCGCTCTTCGCCCTTCGCGCGGTCCCCTCGCTGCCGGTACGTCAGGCGGCGGGGGGATTCGCGATCCTGATCGTCTTCTTCATCTGGTTCGTCCTCACCAGCGGCGCCACCCCCGAGGCGCGCGTCATCTCGCCCTCGGTCTTCCCCAGCCCGGGTGAGGTGCTGCGCGGCTTTCCCTCGTTGGTGAGCGAGCGCAACCTCATCGGCGGCATCGCCGCCTCGCTCAACCGCGTCTTCCTCGGCTTCGGCCTCGCCCTCCTGGTGGCCATCCCGCTGGGGATCCTGGCCGGCTCGTTCCGCATCTTCGGCGCCGCCGCGCAGCCCATCTCGCTCTTCGGGCGCACGATCCCGGTCGCCGCACTCCTCCCGCTGTCGCTCCAGATGTTCGGCATCGGCGAGCTGCAGAAGATCATGTTCATCTTCCTCGCCACGGCGCCGTTCGTCTTCCATGACACGGCGCGCGCCATCGCCAGCGTCGAGGACCGCTACGTCGACACCGCCCGCACGTTAGGCGCCACGTCGTCGCACGTGATGACCAAGGTGCTCATCGCCCTCGCCCTCCCCGACATCTATTCGATCATCCGGACGATGTTCGGCATCGCCTTCGGCTACATCATGCTGGCCGAGGTGGTCGACGCGCGGGCCGGGCTCGGCTACATCATGCTGCAGAGCCAGCGACGCGGGATGCCCGAGCACCTCGTGGGGACGCTCTTCGTGATCTCGGCGCTGGCCTTCGGCATCGACGCGCTCTTCAAGTTCTTCCAGCGCGGCTTCTTCCCGTACCGCCAGGGCCATGACTAG
- a CDS encoding ATP-binding protein encodes MTQPADTTASTSGATPGDASRTAAVTPAIPEWYPGWARQLAGAYFAGSASVFVLHGNTFDDVRLDGGDAPAYGPAATFLAEQLFGSWDIVLHYDVGRGIRPFAGRDPQRLREMSPRTAEIFGTNLDKSRVVEPQAVFAALDRFLIQQLHSPADARRKVALVIDHASFAFPSAEPGSLSLSASSAAVTALNWAAAASVRRIDFACVLIEERRANLQGRISQNPHVVTLDVPLPSLDDRTRYISALVGDRTRVFEDGLSAADYARETAGLALNDLAPPLRAALDGQARLDQAAFKKLKKTLIERQCHGLLEFVEPKFTLDDVVGLDAAKRTLREDAKLLRAGRRALAPMGYLICGPVGTGKTFLVMAAAGEMGMPCVTLKNFRSKYVGETEANLEHVLSVLRAMGPVMVIIDEADAMLGDRESEGDGGVSSRVFGMIAHQMGNTAYRGQIVWVLMTARPDLLPIDLKRQGRAEVHIPLFYPDSADELRLMLKVMAKKIGVPLEDDATSAELAIPHVGQLSGADIEGVITRAARQAGIAGDTAISRQRLEAALADFIPSAQSLEKRLQVAAAILECTDTAFLPAALRGADRAALQSEMASIKASLRFS; translated from the coding sequence ATGACCCAACCAGCCGATACGACCGCCAGCACCAGCGGCGCCACCCCGGGCGACGCGAGCCGCACCGCCGCCGTCACCCCTGCCATCCCCGAGTGGTACCCGGGCTGGGCCAGGCAGCTGGCGGGGGCCTACTTCGCCGGGAGCGCCTCGGTCTTCGTGCTGCACGGCAACACGTTCGACGACGTGCGGCTCGACGGCGGCGACGCTCCCGCCTACGGCCCCGCGGCGACCTTCCTCGCCGAGCAGCTGTTCGGGAGCTGGGACATCGTCCTGCACTACGACGTCGGTCGCGGCATTCGCCCGTTTGCCGGTCGCGACCCGCAGCGGCTGCGCGAGATGTCGCCGCGCACCGCCGAAATCTTCGGGACCAACCTCGACAAGTCGCGCGTGGTGGAGCCGCAGGCCGTCTTTGCGGCGCTCGATCGTTTCCTCATCCAGCAGCTGCACTCCCCAGCCGACGCTCGGCGCAAGGTCGCCCTCGTCATCGACCACGCCTCGTTTGCCTTCCCCTCGGCCGAACCCGGCTCGCTCTCGCTCAGCGCCTCGTCGGCGGCGGTGACAGCGCTCAACTGGGCGGCGGCGGCCAGCGTGCGGCGCATCGACTTCGCCTGCGTCCTCATCGAGGAGCGGCGCGCCAACCTGCAGGGGCGCATCTCGCAGAACCCGCACGTCGTCACCCTCGACGTCCCGCTCCCCTCGCTCGACGATCGCACGCGCTACATCTCGGCGCTCGTCGGCGATCGCACCCGGGTCTTCGAGGATGGACTGAGCGCCGCTGACTACGCACGGGAAACCGCGGGGCTCGCGCTCAACGACCTGGCGCCGCCGCTGCGTGCCGCGCTCGATGGCCAGGCGCGGCTCGACCAGGCCGCCTTCAAGAAGCTCAAGAAGACGCTGATCGAACGGCAGTGCCACGGGTTGCTGGAGTTCGTGGAGCCCAAGTTCACCCTGGATGACGTGGTGGGGCTCGACGCCGCCAAGCGCACGCTGCGCGAGGACGCCAAGCTGCTGCGTGCTGGTCGCCGCGCACTCGCCCCGATGGGCTACCTCATCTGCGGACCGGTGGGAACGGGGAAGACCTTCCTCGTGATGGCCGCCGCCGGCGAGATGGGGATGCCGTGCGTGACGCTCAAGAACTTCCGCTCCAAGTACGTGGGCGAGACCGAGGCCAACCTCGAGCACGTGTTGTCGGTGCTGCGCGCCATGGGGCCGGTGATGGTCATCATCGACGAGGCCGACGCGATGCTCGGCGATCGCGAGTCGGAGGGGGACGGCGGCGTCTCGAGCCGCGTCTTCGGGATGATCGCGCACCAGATGGGGAACACCGCCTATCGCGGGCAGATCGTCTGGGTCCTCATGACCGCGCGCCCCGACCTGCTCCCGATCGACCTCAAGCGCCAGGGGCGCGCCGAGGTGCACATCCCGCTCTTCTATCCCGACAGCGCCGACGAGTTGCGGCTGATGCTCAAGGTGATGGCGAAGAAGATCGGCGTGCCGCTGGAGGACGATGCGACGTCGGCGGAGCTGGCGATTCCGCATGTTGGGCAGCTCTCGGGTGCCGACATCGAGGGGGTCATCACGCGCGCCGCTCGTCAGGCGGGGATCGCTGGCGACACGGCGATCTCGCGGCAGCGGCTGGAGGCGGCGCTCGCCGACTTCATCCCGTCGGCGCAGTCGCTGGAGAAGCGGTTGCAGGTGGCGGCGGCGATTTTGGAGTGCACCGACACCGCCTTCCTCCCCGCGGCGTTGCGCGGCGCCGACCGGGCCGCGCTGCAGTCGGAGATGGCGAGCATCAAGGCGAGCCTGCGCTTCTCGTAG
- a CDS encoding ABC transporter ATP-binding protein — MTSSPATPPAAPTPTATPPVVEFKQVTKTYDTGHTAIKDVTFRVDDVPGHMEIVGILGPSGCGKSTVLRLIAGLSPQHPATSGTVEVMGRAVSEPGADRGFVFQDYTSFDNRTVEENIAFGLECRGMGSAERLDMARGWIEKVGLDVKRDATKYPHELSGGMRQRVALARTLILKPRVILMDEPFGALDPKTRYAMQDQLVALSREVQATVFLVTHSIEEAVYVGDRIFIFSNAPGTILKEMHVPAPVRPARVMQREPEFLDIVFEVRDIVEGLEMSNRAGT; from the coding sequence ATGACTAGCAGCCCCGCGACGCCGCCAGCTGCACCCACGCCGACCGCGACCCCGCCGGTGGTCGAGTTCAAGCAGGTCACCAAGACCTACGACACCGGCCACACCGCCATCAAGGACGTCACCTTCCGCGTCGACGACGTCCCGGGGCACATGGAGATCGTCGGGATCCTCGGCCCCTCGGGGTGCGGCAAGTCGACCGTGCTGCGCCTCATCGCCGGACTTTCCCCCCAGCACCCCGCCACCAGCGGCACGGTGGAGGTCATGGGACGCGCCGTCTCCGAGCCGGGGGCCGACCGCGGCTTCGTCTTCCAGGACTACACGTCGTTCGACAACCGCACGGTCGAGGAGAACATCGCCTTCGGCCTCGAGTGCCGCGGCATGGGGAGCGCCGAGCGGCTCGACATGGCCCGCGGCTGGATCGAGAAGGTCGGGCTCGACGTCAAGCGCGACGCCACCAAGTATCCGCACGAACTCTCCGGCGGGATGCGGCAGCGCGTGGCCCTCGCGCGCACCCTCATCCTCAAGCCGCGCGTCATCCTGATGGACGAGCCGTTCGGCGCGCTCGACCCCAAGACGCGCTACGCCATGCAGGACCAGCTCGTCGCCCTCTCCCGCGAGGTGCAAGCGACGGTCTTCCTCGTGACGCACTCCATCGAGGAGGCCGTCTACGTCGGCGACCGGATCTTCATCTTCTCCAACGCCCCCGGCACGATCCTCAAGGAAATGCACGTTCCCGCCCCGGTGCGCCCCGCGCGCGTGATGCAGCGGGAGCCGGAGTTCCTCGACATCGTCTTCGAGGTGCGCGACATCGTCGAAGGACTCGAGATGTCCAATCGCGCCGGTACGTGA